Part of the Desulfobaccales bacterium genome, TAAATATTTTGGCCATCGATTGTTTGATTTCATTGCTATCGACATGTCTATGGCTGCGATCCTGGATGAAGAACATCTGCGCCGTGGAAAAATCGTCGTAGAGGGCGTTTGTTCCTAAGTCGCGTTCCTCAACTGTTAACGCAGCATCTTCCGACATCGCATTATCAAAGAGCTGCTGCCCCTTGTTGGCCAGGTACTCATTTTGTGACTGATCGCGTTCATCGCATGCCGCTTTGATATATGCAGATGCAATAAATGCCCTTGCTGCGGACGATGTCCGATCGAGAACAGCGGGGTGGTTTTCGACATAATTGACTATTTTGCCATATAGTTGATTTTTGAGACAGCACACCAAGTAATTCCGAAACAGTGGCGCATCGTCTTCCTGGATTTCTTCCATGAGGTCCAGGGCCAGGTCGTCATAATTCAGGTACGTGAAGGCGTTCGCCAAGATCCATTGTATCAGGCGAGTATCTTCCTTGCTGACGTTTGCATAGACCAGAATATTACGCAGAGACCGAATTTCGTGACTCAGATCGAGAGCCGAAGGATCGCCGGTCGCGGCGCATTTATGAAGCTTCATTTCGGCAGATTGAACTAACGCCTCAATCGCAGCGTGGCTGGCGTCAAGCGGCGTGAGAGATGCATCGCCGGGAGGAGCTTGGAGAGAGCTGTTCATCTCGAACAAGGCATTAAACCTTGCGTAAATTTTGTGAAGGGTCTCCTTGCGAGATGCTTTTTCGATAAATCGATCGACAAACAACAATGCAACACCATAAGAGGCGATGCCAAGCTCCTCCCTCGCCACCCGCTTCTGGCGTTCGCGAACCAGGGCGTTATCGGAGAGTGTCCCGTCGAAATCGAGAAACACGATTGTGTTTTCGCGCGAGATGCCGGGCGTCTCCGCCGCAGCCTGGTCGATGAGCGCCTGCATCTCCTTGAGATCTCCGGCCGAGTGGCAGACGAACTCCCATGGTTCGTCTTTGGCCTTGCCGCGCGCCGCCCTTATATAGAGTCGGTGCAGATCCAAAGGATCCGTAAGCGCGGCGTGCCACCGCGAAACAGCCTTGTCAGCACCGACGAGACTTCTTTCCGAATCATCGAACACGACGACGAGGAGTTGTTTTAATTTCCCGGCCTTGCAGAAGGCGTCAAGTTCTGTCGCCATCTCGGCTGGTTTGTTGTCCGCTATGATGTCATTGCGCCGGGTGATATCGACCGCAGCGCCGGCGTTGATTTTCTCCAGGATCCGGGAGTTGACGATCTTGCCCCTCTGGTGGGCATTGGGAATATCTCCCGCGGTCCAGAGACAGATTTCAGAGGCGCGTGCGGCCAGCTGCCGGAACGTCTCCGTGTCGCGCACGTCTTCATATAATGTATCGCGCATTTCGATGCGATGGAACGCTTCCATGAAAGCACCAGATGCCTCATGGAGAAACTCCCGATATTTCCCCGGTATGATCGCGCCGAAATTCAGGCCACACTGCCGAAATACTTCCTCCAGCGTCTCCTGAAAGCGCTTCCTCCAATCGAGGCCTTTTTTGGATCCGCCGAACATGAATTCAAGTACCTTTGATGGCAGCGCATCTCTGTGGGCGCCTTCTTCCGGGCGAGAGAAGCCGTTCTGAGACTGTTCCCGAGCCTGCAGCGAATATGGAAAACGAGAGCTTTCGGAGTAGCAGGAGTCATAAAGTTGCGCCGTCTCCTCCGAATGCGCGGACTGATCGCCGTCATCAGTTGACTGCATCTGACACGCGCTCTCGGACATGGAGCCCTCGGCGCATACGTCCGTCAGTTGCGCCGAAGAGATGCATGGAAAGAGATTCGATGATGTTGTGGACATGAATTTTTTCTGCCAGGGCCGGCATACGATTTCCCCTGGAGCGCATCCCGTCTTCGGTGTTTTCTCACGAAAGTTGCTAGGTTATTACGCCGGTCGCTCATATCCGGCAAGCGGCTTCCCGCTGGACAAGAGCCATTGCACCATGTAATTTCAGCCCCCTATGAAAACTATGCCAATAGAAGAGCAGCTCTCGGTAATCAAGCGCGGTGCGGTCGAACTCGTAGACGAGGAGGAGCTGGTCGCAAAGCTCAAGAAGGGCAGGCCCCTGCGCGTGAAGGCGGGCTTTGACCCCACGGCGCCTGACCTGCACCTCGGCCACACGGTCGTGATGCAGAAGCTCAAACAGTTCCAGGACCTCGGCCATACGGTCATATTCCTCATCGGCGACTTCACCGCGCGCATCGGCGATCCGTCCGGCCGCAGCGCCGCGCGTCCGCCGCTCTCGGAAGAGGAGATCGCGCGGAACCTGCGTACATATGTCGATCAGGCCGGCAGGATACTCGACGCGGAAAAGATCGAGCTTCGTTACAACTCCGAGTGGCTCGGCAAGATGAGCTTCGGAGAGGTGATAAATCTCGCGGGTCACTACACGGTCGCGCGCATGATGGAGCGGGACGACTTCAAGAAGCGCTTCACGGCGGGCGATCCGCTCGGCGTGCACGAGTTCCTCTATCCGCTCATGCAGGGCTACGACTCCGTGGCTATCGAAGCGGACGTTGAGCTGGGCGGCACGGATCAGATCTTCAACCTGCTCGTGGGCCGCGATCTGCAGCGCGCGTTCGGCAAAGAGCCGCAGGTCGTGCTCACCATGCCGCTGCTCGTCGGCACGGACGGCGTGCAGAAGATGAGCAAGAGTTACGGCAACTCTGTCGGCATCGCGGAGCCGCCGCGCGAGATGTTCGGCAAGCTCATGTCGATCTCCGACGAGCTTATGTGGACGTACTACGAGCTGCTCTCGGATCTCTCGCTCGCCGAGATCGAAGCTTTTCGAGAAAAAGTAATGGTTGGCGAGTTGCATCCCAAGGTCGCGAAGGAATCGCTCGCCATGGAGATCATCGAGCGGTTCCATTCTGAAGATGACGCAGTAAATGCGCGCGACGAGTTCGAGCGCGTCTTCACGCGCAAGGAATTGCCGGACGACATAACGGAGTATGCGATGACAGCGGACTGCGATGAGCTCCCGCTCGTCGATGTGATGGTGGAGTCAAAGCTCTGCGCGTCCAAATCCGACGCGCGCCGCATGATCCAGCAGAACGCGGTCGAGGTTGACGGCGAGAAGATCGCGGACATCGGCGCAAAACTGCCTGCAAGAGGCGAGCCGCTCATCAAGGTCGGGAAGAGGCGGTTCGTGAAGGTGAAGTTTGTCGGCAAGTAGCTCGGCAGGTAGTACGTCGAACGGGCACTTGGAATGCGCATTTAATATGTGTTATTTTTGTAGCAATTGAATAAATAAGCATATTTATCAGTAAGATATAATAATACCAATGCGCACTTTAAATGCGCATTTTTTGCTGGTCATTTCCCGGCGCTTCCATCAAAGATCGACGGCGAGCTGGAAAAACTTGGGACTGAGGTAATTCGCCTCTCCGCGAGCCTTGGGAGCGGGCTCCATCCAAAGGTCGCGCAGTCAATCAGCGAGCTGATGCTTGCGGTCAACAGCTTCTATACCAACGCCATGGAGGGGAATCCTTCATTGCTCGGTGATATAGAGGCAGCCCTCGCAAACAAGCTTTCGACTGAACGGAATCTCAGGAATTACCAGCTCGAACACCTTGCGCATATCTCGACGCAACGAAAGATGCTGGAACGTCTCGCGCGCGAAAAAGAGCTGGATGTCTGTTCTCCGGATTTTTTCTGTTGGCTTCACAAGGAGTTTTACTCCGAACTGCCGGAGGAGATGCATTACGCGCTCACGCATGAAGGCAGCCGTGTGCTGATAATGCCCGGCGAACTCAGGGATCGTCCGGCGAGCGTGGGGAGACACATTCCCCCAGAGGCGTTGGACGATGTGCGCGGCAATCTCGGGCGCTTTCAGGATGCATATACGCCAACCAAGCTCGAAGAGCCAAAGAAGATGCTGGCGTTTGCCGCATCCCATCACCGCCTCCTTTGGATTCATCCATTCAGGGACGGAAACGGGAGGGTGGCTCGACTCTTCACCATTGCGTATCAGTACCGGCTGAAGATCTGGTCGCACGGTCTGTGGACGGTGACAAGGGCTTTTGCGCGGAATCGTTCCGAATACGACAGGCACCTTGCGTTGGCGGATCAGCCGAGGAGATACGACTTCGACGGCAGGGGGCCGCTGTCGGAGGAGAACCTTGTCGCCTTCTGCAAATATTTTCTACGGGCGTGTGTGGATCAGCTGAAATTTATGGAGTCGATTCTTGAGCTGGGTCATCTGGAGAAACGATTCAAGCAATATCTGGCAATACAGAGGTCACAGAAAGAGATGTCGAGGCAGGCCGTCATGCTTCTTGAGACGCTGCTCTATCGCGGAGAGATCGAGCGCGGCGAGGTGCAATCGATATGCAATGTACAAAGGAGGAGGGCGACCGGCGTCATCAAGGAGCTCCTGGACAAACGGCTCGCGTCGAGCAGCTCCGCGCACGGAAATCTCAGACTCTTATTTTCGGGCGATATGGCGATACACCTGTTTCCAAAACTGGTGTAGAAGCCATCTCATAAATCCCCTCCCCTTTGTAAGGGGAGGGTTAGGGTGGGGTAGATCTACCTCCCCTTCCCCCTCCTTACAAAGGAGGGGAATATGTGAGGCGAACTCCTCATCAAGCTCGGCAAGCGCAGGTTTGTGAGGTGAGGTTTACGGGCAAGTAGAGCGGTTCAGAACCATTTGCTGAAAGAGTTGCCGATGGAGAAGAAGAATGCCTTGTCCTGCGGAAAGTAGGATCCCCTTATTGAAAGTCCACCGGAACCCTTATCCGATGACGAGCGGTGTTGTTCGTCGGCGAATACTCTAAAACCGAGGCCAACGAAGATTCCGTTCGAGTATTTCTTTGAATCTTCGATCGGCGTGTATCGTCCTATGTAGCCTCCTTCCAGTGCATAGGCGGAATAGGAATATTCCTTGTTTTTATTATCAGGATCATTTGCCTGTTCTTTCAATTCCTTCTCAGTACGCCGCCACTCCAGAGAGAGGCTCGCTCCGGGCATCAAGTCGAACCACCCTTTTTTCCAATGAAGGTCCACCTCCACTGTCGGGCCGATGCCTACGCTGACGAGATTGTGGTCGTTTATGCGCATGCCCTTGATGAGGTGTGCCCTGCCGTAAGCTGCGAGACCCCCCGTCCCTCCGATCTCACTCTCTTCCTTGCGTATCATTCCCATCGGCCCGAATCCGCCCAATCCCTCGAACCTCCATTTCAATAGCTGGCCGATGCGCTTCTCCTCTTTCTCTTTGATTTTTTTCTCCGCGTCCTTTTGTTTTTGCAATTCATCTTTGTGATGCTGAAGTTCCTTCAGGAATTTCTGCGCCGCTGCTTTTGTCTCGGCCGGCGCGGTCTTCTCATACATCAGCGCCTGCACCGCTGGTTCGAGCGCCTGCACGTCGGCAAGCTCCATCGCTTCTTTGCCTGCAAGCACGTTGAGGAAGAATCCCCTTATCTGGTTATCCTTCTCGGACAGAAAAGCCTTGGCTATGGTCTTGATGTCAGTGGAAGACCAGGCGCCACCATATGAGCTTACGAAGAATGCCGACGCGCGACGCACGTCCTGATTTTTTGAATCCGTACTGAATGAGAGGATTCGGCCAGCGATCTCACGATCGGTATTGTTCGAAACGAGTGCGAGCGCGCTGATCGCCTCCACCTGTTCGGACGTATCCTGTGAATCGATGCGTTCTTTATAGTGATTGAGCAGGTCGTACACGCCTATGCCTTTCTGGATAAGCTCCTTCGCCGTGTTAGGAAAGCGCGTTATGCAGAAGAGGAAGAGTTCAGACAAGTCCTTCTTCGATTCAGCGGATGCTATGAGGTTGAGATTCTGTATTAAGAGAGAAAGGATCGATATGTTGACGTTTTTCTTTCCGCTGATTATGGGCTCCGCGATTTTATGTAAGTGCGGAAAGAGGGCGCTGTGGTCGATGCCGTTTGCCTCCTGGATGACGAGC contains:
- the tyrS gene encoding tyrosine--tRNA ligase, yielding MPIEEQLSVIKRGAVELVDEEELVAKLKKGRPLRVKAGFDPTAPDLHLGHTVVMQKLKQFQDLGHTVIFLIGDFTARIGDPSGRSAARPPLSEEEIARNLRTYVDQAGRILDAEKIELRYNSEWLGKMSFGEVINLAGHYTVARMMERDDFKKRFTAGDPLGVHEFLYPLMQGYDSVAIEADVELGGTDQIFNLLVGRDLQRAFGKEPQVVLTMPLLVGTDGVQKMSKSYGNSVGIAEPPREMFGKLMSISDELMWTYYELLSDLSLAEIEAFREKVMVGELHPKVAKESLAMEIIERFHSEDDAVNARDEFERVFTRKELPDDITEYAMTADCDELPLVDVMVESKLCASKSDARRMIQQNAVEVDGEKIADIGAKLPARGEPLIKVGKRRFVKVKFVGK
- a CDS encoding RelA/SpoT domain-containing protein, whose amino-acid sequence is MSESACQMQSTDDGDQSAHSEETAQLYDSCYSESSRFPYSLQAREQSQNGFSRPEEGAHRDALPSKVLEFMFGGSKKGLDWRKRFQETLEEVFRQCGLNFGAIIPGKYREFLHEASGAFMEAFHRIEMRDTLYEDVRDTETFRQLAARASEICLWTAGDIPNAHQRGKIVNSRILEKINAGAAVDITRRNDIIADNKPAEMATELDAFCKAGKLKQLLVVVFDDSERSLVGADKAVSRWHAALTDPLDLHRLYIRAARGKAKDEPWEFVCHSAGDLKEMQALIDQAAAETPGISRENTIVFLDFDGTLSDNALVRERQKRVAREELGIASYGVALLFVDRFIEKASRKETLHKIYARFNALFEMNSSLQAPPGDASLTPLDASHAAIEALVQSAEMKLHKCAATGDPSALDLSHEIRSLRNILVYANVSKEDTRLIQWILANAFTYLNYDDLALDLMEEIQEDDAPLFRNYLVCCLKNQLYGKIVNYVENHPAVLDRTSSAARAFIASAYIKAACDERDQSQNEYLANKGQQLFDNAMSEDAALTVEERDLGTNALYDDFSTAQMFFIQDRSHRHVDSNEIKQSMAKIFNMVLKVWDVYERLLDQDATIADREKSFGRRYTMAAAKALLHLPVLTDVAVAHAVLRRAFKVMAFIVRHPVDPHTKRFFAWQIADFIKHVERIDPSYDGKNRREILERFAYGVSFSGPFEAAISGGDHERAIEIACHRTYDRLIRNLIGVYTRQTPIYLNTIGVIEIPAGARPTDSAHFERIAAECGQNQRIITIHDMIEPYRTALDHFKDGCLAYLKGIAPEGAVIDGRVKTASSLLLKMLMEGKDKLTHITDALGLRVLTQTEEEMRALYGRIRSDTQPNVIKEWITVDKPTSHLYRSMDITGYHPTTGTMMQVQVRTKQMDDDFFFEPANERNYKIESGKKLSDAFGRNPSQYLQLMGRILNNLYEASQILRNGRDEASIQAMAGAYDLEPATSRHLLLDQSRAV
- a CDS encoding Fic family protein → MLAVNSFYTNAMEGNPSLLGDIEAALANKLSTERNLRNYQLEHLAHISTQRKMLERLAREKELDVCSPDFFCWLHKEFYSELPEEMHYALTHEGSRVLIMPGELRDRPASVGRHIPPEALDDVRGNLGRFQDAYTPTKLEEPKKMLAFAASHHRLLWIHPFRDGNGRVARLFTIAYQYRLKIWSHGLWTVTRAFARNRSEYDRHLALADQPRRYDFDGRGPLSEENLVAFCKYFLRACVDQLKFMESILELGHLEKRFKQYLAIQRSQKEMSRQAVMLLETLLYRGEIERGEVQSICNVQRRRATGVIKELLDKRLASSSSAHGNLRLLFSGDMAIHLFPKLV